One region of Pseudomonas sp. ABC1 genomic DNA includes:
- a CDS encoding alpha/beta hydrolase, whose protein sequence is MRLLILLTTLFFMSIPSAFSHTLLSQPMQQQIASGTLYGTLLLPKRDYPVPIALIIAGSGPTDRDGNNPQAHSDTLKKLAYALARQGVASLRYDKRGIAASRATAVDERQLSLEGYVEDALSWSRTLKADPRFGPLLLVGHSEGALIASLAAPRSGATALISLAGSGRPIDQLLREQLQGRLPPPLLASAGYLLDELKAGRQVPEVPDTLDALFRPSVQPYLISLLRQDPARAMANAGVPTLIVQGLNDIQVQAADARRLHAARPDAQLSLIEGMNHMLRIVPEHGIRQLASYDDAERPIAHELLKAIGEFLRNNAILPA, encoded by the coding sequence ATGCGCCTTCTAATTCTGCTCACGACCCTCTTCTTCATGTCCATTCCGAGTGCCTTCTCCCACACCCTGCTCAGCCAACCCATGCAGCAGCAGATCGCCAGCGGAACACTGTACGGCACCCTGCTGCTGCCCAAGCGTGATTATCCGGTGCCGATTGCGCTGATCATCGCCGGCTCGGGCCCCACTGACCGCGACGGCAACAATCCGCAGGCCCATAGCGACACGCTTAAAAAGCTTGCCTACGCCCTCGCCCGCCAGGGCGTCGCCAGCCTGCGCTACGACAAACGCGGGATTGCCGCCAGCCGCGCAACCGCGGTGGATGAGCGCCAACTGAGCCTGGAGGGTTATGTGGAGGATGCCCTGTCCTGGTCCCGGACGCTCAAGGCCGATCCTCGCTTCGGGCCGCTGCTGCTGGTGGGCCACAGCGAAGGCGCACTGATCGCCAGCCTGGCCGCCCCGCGCAGTGGCGCGACGGCGCTGATCAGCCTGGCCGGCAGCGGTCGTCCCATCGACCAGTTGCTGCGCGAGCAACTACAGGGTCGCCTGCCGCCACCGTTGCTGGCCAGCGCAGGCTACCTGCTCGACGAGCTCAAGGCCGGGCGCCAGGTTCCTGAAGTGCCCGATACGCTGGATGCGCTGTTCAGGCCCAGCGTCCAGCCTTACCTGATCTCACTGCTGCGCCAGGATCCGGCCCGCGCCATGGCCAATGCCGGGGTGCCAACCCTGATTGTCCAGGGGCTCAACGATATCCAGGTACAGGCCGCAGACGCCCGGCGCCTGCATGCAGCCCGCCCCGATGCTCAACTGAGCCTGATCGAAGGCATGAACCACATGCTGCGCATTGTCCCCGAGCATGGCATCCGGCAACTGGCCTCCTATGACGACGCAGAACGGCCTATCGCCCATGAACTTCTGAAGGCAATCGGCGAATTCCTGCGAAACAATGCCATCCTGCCAGCATAG